AAGGAAATCCTGTCATGAAAGAACCATGGAATCTGACTGATGCAGACGTGGAAAACTGCCTCAAAGCAACGACCTGGTATCCGGCAGACCGCGATTACTTCCGTGGCGGCGGCTTCTCGTCCAACTTTCTTTCAAAAGGTGGAATGCCTGTTACTATGATGCGTCTGAACCTGATCAAAGGCTTGGGCCCTGTCCTGCAAATCGCAGAAGGATGGACCGTTGAGATTGATCCGGAAATCCATCAGAAACTGAATATGCGTACCGACCCGACATGGCCGACTACGTGGTTCGTTCCTCGTCTGTGTGATAAATCCGCTTTCAAAGATGTATATTCTGTAATGAACAACTGGGGCGCTAACCACGGAGCCATCAGCTACGGTCACATCGGACAAGACCTGATTACGCTTGCCTCTATGCTTCGCATCCCTGTTTGCATGCACAATGTAGATGAAAACGAAATTTTCCGTCCGACTGCATGGAACGCATTCGGTATGGACAAAGAAGGAGCAGATTACAGAGCTTGTACAACTTACGGTCCTATCTATAAATAAACAAGAATCTTTCGTCCTATTTGATTTAATAATTTAACTTTGCCGTATCATAGTGGAAGCTGTCTTCAAACACAAGCTTCCACTATATGACGGCTTAAATAAAAACACTATGATAACTGACGAACACATCGAACTGTTTCTGGCACAGGCACACCGCTATGGAGACGCAAAATTAATGCTTTGCAGCAGCGGTAATCTTTCCTGGAGAATCGGAGAAGAAGCACTGATTTCGGGTACAGGTTCATGGGTCCCTACCCTTGCCAAAGAAAAAGTTTCTATCTGTAATATAGCCAGCGGTACACCGACGAATGGCGTAAAACCATCTATGGAAAGTACATTCCATCTTGGCGTTCTCCGCGAACGGCCGGATGTAAATGTAGTACTCCATTTCCAGTCGGAATATGCCACTGCCATCTCTTGCATGAAAAACAAACCGACAAATTTCAACGTAACGGCAGAAATACCTTGTCATGTCGGGTCGGAAATTCCCGTAATTCCTTACTATCGGCCGGGATCTCCCGAATTGGCCAAAGCGGTAGTAGAAGCAATGCTGAAGCATAATTCCGTCTTACTGACCAATCACGGACAAGTAGTATGCGGAAAAGACTTCGACCAAGTTTACGAACGGGCTACCTTCTTCGAAATGGCTTGCCGCATCATAGTTCAGTCCGGCGGCGATTACTCCGTACTGACACCGGAAGAAATAGAAGACCTGGAAATATACGTATTAGGAAAGAAAACCAAATAAGTATCCGGGAATACCATGAAAGATACCACAAGAAACACATATTTGGCAGTAGACTTTGGAGGAGGAAGCGGTCGGGTCATCGCCGGCTCCCTTCTCCAGGGAAAGCTGGAATTAGAAGAAATACACCGCTTTACCAACCGGCAGGTTAAACTCGGGAATCATGTTTACTGGGACTTTCCCGCCCTGTTCGAAGATATGAAAACCGGACTGAAACTTGCTGCACAAAAAGGATATCATGTCAAAGGAATCGGCATAGATACCTGGGGAGTAGACTTCGGCCTGATTGACAAAAAAGGAAATTTACTGGGCAACCCCGTCTGCTATCGGGATGCTCGAACAGACGGAATGCCGGACAAGGTATTTCAAATACTGGATGCACAAAAGCATTACGCCTGCACAGGCATACAAGTAATGCCTATCAATACACTGTTTCAGCTTTACAGCATGCAACAGAATCAGGACGTACTGCTAGAAGTTGCACAGCGGCTTCTCTTTATGCCCGACCTCTTCAGCTATTACCTGACGGGAGTAGCCAATAATGAATATTGCATAGCTTCCACCTCCGAACTGCTCGATGCACGCCAACGAAACTGGTCGATGGATACCATCCGTGCTTTGGGACTCCCCGAACACTTATTCGGAGAAATTATTCTGCCGGGAACTGTCAGAGGAACACTTAAAGAAGAGATAGGCCGTGAAACAGGATTAGGTCCTGTCGACATTATCGCTGTCGGCTCGCATGACACAGCCAGTGCCGTTGCTGCCGTTCCGGCAACCGAAGGTCAAGTAGCCTTTCTCAGTTCCGGCACCTGGTCATTGTTGGGAGTCGAAGTGGATGAACCCATATTGACGGAAGAAGCGAGATTGGCTCAATTTACCAATGAAGGAGGCGTAGGTGGTCACATCCGATTCCTGCAAAACATTACCGGACTGTGGATTCTGCAACGCTTGATGAGCGAATGGAAGCTACGTGGCGAAGAACAAAGTTATGATACGATTCTTCCGCAAGCTGCGGACGCAGAAATTGACACGATTATTCCTGTGGACGATGCAGAGTTCATGAACCCCGAAAATATGGAAACAGCCCTTCTGAACTACTGCCGGAATCATTCACTTAAAGTTCCCGGAAACAAGGCAGAAATGGTGAAATGCGTACTACAGTCACTGGCCTTCAAATATCGCGAGGCGGTAGCACAGCTCAATCGTTGCCTCCCCTCTCCGATTCACCGGCTAAACATTATCGGAGGAGGCTCACAAAATAAACTGCTCAACCAACTTACTGCCAACGCACTCGGCATCCCTGTTTATGCCGGACCGGTAGAAGCCACAGCAATGGGGAATATCCTGACTCAGGCAATGGCGAAAGGAGAAATATCCAGCCTCCGGGAAATCAGAGAAGTAGTAAGCCACAGTGTTACACCACAAGTATATTACCCTGAAAAATAAGAAAGATATGGAAACACCTCAAACTGGCTATCAAGTAAAAACCTACAACGTCCCTGTCAAGCGATATTGCCAGACTCTTGATCTACGGGATTCACCGGAGTTAATAGCTGAGTATCGGAAAAGACACAGTCAGGCAGAAGTATGGCCCGAAATCCTTGCAGGAATCCGTGAAGTAGGTATCCTTGAGATGGAAATCTACATTCTCGGTACCCGTCTGTTCATGATCGTCGAAACACCCGTCGACTTTGACTGGGACACAGCCATGGCAC
This sequence is a window from Bacteroides thetaiotaomicron VPI-5482. Protein-coding genes within it:
- a CDS encoding class II aldolase/adducin family protein codes for the protein MITDEHIELFLAQAHRYGDAKLMLCSSGNLSWRIGEEALISGTGSWVPTLAKEKVSICNIASGTPTNGVKPSMESTFHLGVLRERPDVNVVLHFQSEYATAISCMKNKPTNFNVTAEIPCHVGSEIPVIPYYRPGSPELAKAVVEAMLKHNSVLLTNHGQVVCGKDFDQVYERATFFEMACRIIVQSGGDYSVLTPEEIEDLEIYVLGKKTK
- a CDS encoding rhamnulokinase, which encodes MKDTTRNTYLAVDFGGGSGRVIAGSLLQGKLELEEIHRFTNRQVKLGNHVYWDFPALFEDMKTGLKLAAQKGYHVKGIGIDTWGVDFGLIDKKGNLLGNPVCYRDARTDGMPDKVFQILDAQKHYACTGIQVMPINTLFQLYSMQQNQDVLLEVAQRLLFMPDLFSYYLTGVANNEYCIASTSELLDARQRNWSMDTIRALGLPEHLFGEIILPGTVRGTLKEEIGRETGLGPVDIIAVGSHDTASAVAAVPATEGQVAFLSSGTWSLLGVEVDEPILTEEARLAQFTNEGGVGGHIRFLQNITGLWILQRLMSEWKLRGEEQSYDTILPQAADAEIDTIIPVDDAEFMNPENMETALLNYCRNHSLKVPGNKAEMVKCVLQSLAFKYREAVAQLNRCLPSPIHRLNIIGGGSQNKLLNQLTANALGIPVYAGPVEATAMGNILTQAMAKGEISSLREIREVVSHSVTPQVYYPEK
- a CDS encoding L-rhamnose mutarotase codes for the protein METPQTGYQVKTYNVPVKRYCQTLDLRDSPELIAEYRKRHSQAEVWPEILAGIREVGILEMEIYILGTRLFMIVETPVDFDWDTAMARLNTLPRQQEWEEYMSILQQAAPGMSSAEKWIPMERMFHLYNT